A genome region from Brassica oleracea var. oleracea cultivar TO1000 chromosome C2, BOL, whole genome shotgun sequence includes the following:
- the LOC106326304 gene encoding uncharacterized protein LOC106326304: MTSSSNCFFLGSLVVSLLLFLGSTSTMALTKDINSTCYRYSVDNSFVHNKTFCLQTLTAYPPAVSATNMVELVKVTLDLGSTQAKERAGFVAGLEKEPTFKKYFEMCSESYATIVNNFRGARLCMEDGAAGAAGASITILETYDDTQRVKDTIGKNTDKASKKLMEMTLVMEDFVAIANAAISVIF; encoded by the exons ATGACTTCTTCCTCTAACTGTTTCTTTCTTGGTTCATTGGTAGTCTCGTTACTACTTTTCTTAGGATCTACTTCGACCATGGCCTTAACAAAAGACATTAATTCAACATGCTATCGTTATTCTGTCGATAATTCTTTTGTCCATAACAAAACGTTCTGCCTGCAAACGCTCACAGCGTATCCTCCCGCCGTCTCTGCAACTAACATG GTCGAACTTGTGAAAGTCACACTCGACCTTGGATCGACCCAGGCTAAAGAAAGGGCAGGTTTCGTTGCCGGATTGGAAAAAGAGCCTACATTTAAAAAATATTTTGAGATGTGCAGTGAATCCTATGCCACAATAGTGAATAACTTTAGAGGTGCTCGATTATGTATGGAGGATGGTGCCGCGGGTGCCGCGGGTGCAAGCATTACAATCCTTGAAACTTACGACGATACACAACGTGTGAAGGATACAATCGGCAAGAACACAGACAAGGCCTCGAAAAAGCTCATGGAGATGACATTAGTTATGGAGGATTTCGTGGCTATAGCTAATGCAGCCATCAGCGTAATATTTTAA